One Nicotiana sylvestris chromosome 12, ASM39365v2, whole genome shotgun sequence genomic window carries:
- the LOC138883264 gene encoding uncharacterized protein, with protein sequence MYKTFRVMKATETEGVELVSYKLRGAAYSWFEMWEDSRGEVRPPARWDKFVDTFMDHFLPVETMAARATEFEVLKQGSMSVWEYYMEFVRLSKYAPQLVSTMDARVRCGVRGHIQRDCRAPSQSMGRGFAQSSDSPAATSSMRPPAPAGHGVVRGGDRGRGVPSRFYALSGRQSAEASPDVATCILSVQAIDCYALIDPGPSLSYVTPFIASSFGVEPEQLHEPFSVSTSVGDSITATRVYRNCVVMVCGRATMADIIELEMVDFDVIMGMNWLYSCFAKLDCQTRVMRLEFPNKPVIEWKEMSREDQADYLRAVLQTLYQHQLYAKFTKCEFWLESVTFLGHVVSSEGIQVDPQKIAVVKDWPRPTIPTEIRSFLGLAGYYRRFVEGFSTLASPLTKLTQKAVKFQWSDACEKSFQELKSRLTSAPILTLPEGREGFVVYCDASRVGLGCVLMQHGKVITYASRQLKNHEKNYPTHDLELAAVVFALKVWRHHLYGVHVDVFSEHKSLQYLFKQKELNLRQRRW encoded by the exons atgtataAGACCTTTCGAGTGATGAAGGCTACAGAGACAGAAGGGGTTGAGTTGGTTTCATACAAGTTGAGGGGAGCAGCGTATTCATGGTTCGAGATGTGGGAGGATTCCCGTGGGGAGGTAAGACCTCCGGCTAGATGGGATAAGTTTGTAGATACATTCATGGACCACTTCTTGCCTGTCGAGACAATGGCGGCCCGTGCCACAGAGTTTGAGGTCCTTAAGCAGGGCAGtatgagtgtttgggagtacTACATGGAGTTTGTGAGGTTGTCCAAGTATGCTCCTCAGTTAGTGTCGACCATGGATGCTCGAGTTCG ATGCGGGGTGAGAGGTCATATCCAGCGGGATTGCCGTGCGCCCAGTCAGAGCATGGGTAGGGGATTTGCTCAGTCATCCGATTCTCCAGCTGCCACATCATCCATGCGTCCTCCAGCCCCAGCAGGGCACGGTGTAGTTAGGGGTGGAGATCGTGGTAGAGGTGTACCCAGCCGGTTTTACGCCTTGAGTGGTCGCCAGAGTGCAGAGGCCTCCCCAGATGTTGCTACATGTATCTTGTCTGTTCAGGCCATTGATTgttatgctcttattgatccGGGGCCCTCTTTGTCTTATGTCACCCCATTCATTGCTTCAAGTTTTGGGGTAGAACCCGAACAGCTTCATGAGCCGTTCTCTGTATCGACTTCGGTTGGTGATTCTATTACAGCTACGCGAGTTTATAGGAATTGTGTTGTCATGGTATGTGGTCGTGCTACCATGGCCGATATTATTGAGCTtgaaatggtggattttgatgtgattatgggaatgaactggctttattcatgctttgctAAACTTGATTGCCAAACGAGAGTCATGAGGCTTGAGTTCCCTAATAAGCCGGTTATTGAGTGGAAAGAAATG AGCCGGGAGGATCAAGCCGATTAcctcagggcagttctgcagaccctttatcagcaccagttgtatgctaaatttacaaaatgtgaattttggttggagtCCGTTACCTTTTTGGGCCATGTTGTTTCCAGTGAAGGGATTCAGGTGGATCCCCAGAAGATTGCAGTAGTAAaagattggcctagacccacgatCCCGACGGAGATCCGTAGCTTCTTGGGTTTAGCGGGGTATTATcggaggtttgtggagggattctctaccctcgcctcccctttgactaagttgacgcagaaagcagttaagttccaatggtccgaCGCTTGTGAGAAAAGTTTTCAGGAATTGAAGTCGAGATTGACCTCGGCGCCGATATTGACCTTGCCGGAAGGCAGGGAAGGATTTGTGGTTTATTGCGATGCCTCCAGGGTCGGTttggggtgtgtgttgatgcaacatgggaaggttataacgtatgcttcaaggcaactcaagaatcacgagaagaattatccgacgcATGATTTGGAGCTTGCTGCAGTTGTATTTGCCTTGAAAGTATGGCGGCATCATctttatggggtccatgtggatgtgttCTCGGAGCACAAGAGCctccaatatttgttcaagcagaaggagttgaatttaaggcagCGGCGGTGGTAG
- the LOC138883265 gene encoding uncharacterized protein, producing MRFGNKGKLSTRYVGPYRVTQRIGQVAYRLELPPEISLVHPVFHVSMLKKVVGDPSTIVPIEAIEVNEELSYEEIPVTILDRQVRKLRNKEVASVKVLWQSEQVEEATWEAESEMNEKYRHLFDQV from the coding sequence ATGCGATTTGGGAATAAAGGGAAGTTGAGTACTAGATACGTAGGGCCGTATCGGGTCACTCAAAGGATAGGACAGGTGGCCTATAGACTAGAATTGCCCCCTGAAATATCATTAGTGCACCcagtgttccatgtgtctatgttaaagAAAGTGGTTGGAGACCCATCCACCATCGTGCCAATCGAGGCTATCGAGGTCAATGAAGagttatcatatgaagaaattccggtcactattcttgataggcaagtccgcaaATTGAGAAACAAGGAAGTTGCTTCAGTTAAAGTGCTATGGCAAAGTGAACAAGTCGAGGAAGCCACGTGGGAAGCAGAAAGTGAAATGAATGAAAAATATCGCCATCTGTTTGATCAAGTCTAG